TCATGTCCTTCCCGCGCACCGGGCGCATCAATGCAGCCCAGATCCTGGCCGAGATCGGCGACCAGCCCGGGCGCTTCCTGACCGATCAGCAGCTCGCCGCCGAGGCCGGCGTCTGCCCCGTCACCTTCCAGTCCGGCAAGAGCCGCGGCGCGCCTGGCGATGGGCCTGCAACAAGCGGCTGCGCGCCGCCCTGATCTGCTTCGCCAACAACTCCCGCCACGCCTCCGCCTGGGCACGGGCCGTCTACGACGCCGCTCGACAGCGCGGCTGCGACCACCCCCACGCCGTGCGCATCCTCGCCCGGGCTTGGGTTCGCGTCCTCTGGCGTGCTTGGAACGACAACAAGCCTTACGCCCCCGAGCGCCATCACGCTGCCCATCGGCTCGCAGCCTGACCCTGTTCCCGGGTTCGACCAGAATGGCCGTTCCCTCGT
The Pseudomonadota bacterium DNA segment above includes these coding regions:
- a CDS encoding IS110 family transposase; the encoded protein is MHETLIPRGRVVMSFPRTGRINAAQILAEIGDQPGRFLTDQQLAAEAGVCPVTFQSGKSRGAPGDGPATSGCAPP